From the Polyangia bacterium genome, one window contains:
- the yidC gene encoding membrane protein insertase YidC, giving the protein MEKRVVIAIVICVGILFAWMKIFPPPTAPTPAPRADKSSPSIAPAGTAPSSVPAPGPAAAAGGAGAEVAAADHPEELVELITPAVRFVLSSHGGTLRQAQLRAPKYLMRKGDPSSGLELITTSASGFSPLRTEFPKAGFARPSDGAWTVTRPAADTVAFEFVSDAVRIEKKYRAEPESYRLLLDVTVENKTDKPVDHDLGLHIYGHQNPDQKGGSFLSGSSANPASVICEVGEKAERRSVEKVAKERLEKGGNVLWAGTDDKFFLLAAVPFPESPPRERTCAGTSPAPDIGDVFLLFGERTVAPHASTTYPFIVFAGPKIREDLEKVSPNGEDARLHEAIDVNLAFLSRPILSLLKFFQSFVGNWGLAIILLTVFIRLLTFYPTQRSLLSAKKMQKLAPKMAAIRKKYENDKQRQSVETMNLYKAHGVSPFGGCLPSLIQMPIWIALYSTLNYAVELYRSPFILHIHDLTAKDPYYITPLLMGGVMFAQMRMSPASPDQQQQQMMALMMPIMFTAFSLVLPAGLALYMLTSYLIGILQQLYVNHVDRKASAIV; this is encoded by the coding sequence ATGGAAAAGCGGGTCGTCATCGCCATCGTTATCTGCGTCGGGATCTTGTTCGCCTGGATGAAGATCTTCCCGCCGCCGACCGCTCCCACGCCCGCGCCCAGGGCCGATAAGTCGTCACCGTCGATCGCACCGGCCGGCACCGCGCCCAGCAGCGTCCCGGCGCCGGGCCCGGCCGCCGCCGCTGGAGGTGCCGGCGCGGAAGTGGCCGCCGCCGATCATCCCGAAGAGCTGGTCGAGCTCATCACTCCGGCCGTGCGCTTCGTCCTATCCAGCCACGGAGGAACCCTGCGCCAAGCGCAGCTTCGCGCGCCGAAGTACCTCATGCGCAAGGGCGACCCGTCGAGCGGCCTCGAGCTCATCACCACCAGCGCGAGCGGTTTTTCTCCTTTGCGCACGGAGTTCCCCAAGGCCGGATTCGCCAGGCCTTCCGACGGCGCCTGGACCGTCACGCGTCCGGCGGCCGACACCGTCGCCTTTGAGTTCGTGAGCGACGCCGTGCGGATCGAGAAGAAGTACCGCGCCGAACCGGAGTCGTATCGCTTATTGCTGGACGTCACCGTCGAGAACAAGACCGACAAGCCGGTCGATCATGACCTTGGCCTGCACATCTACGGTCATCAGAATCCCGACCAGAAGGGCGGCAGCTTCCTTTCCGGCAGCTCGGCCAACCCGGCGTCGGTCATCTGCGAGGTGGGCGAGAAAGCCGAACGGCGTTCGGTCGAAAAGGTGGCCAAGGAGCGCCTGGAAAAGGGCGGCAACGTTCTTTGGGCCGGCACCGACGACAAGTTCTTTTTGCTGGCCGCCGTTCCTTTTCCTGAATCGCCGCCGCGCGAGCGGACCTGCGCGGGAACGTCGCCGGCCCCGGACATCGGTGACGTCTTCTTGCTGTTCGGCGAGCGCACGGTGGCGCCGCACGCCTCGACCACCTATCCGTTCATCGTCTTTGCCGGCCCCAAAATCCGAGAGGACCTGGAAAAGGTCAGCCCGAACGGCGAGGACGCGCGCCTGCACGAAGCGATCGACGTCAACCTGGCCTTTCTTTCGCGCCCGATCCTGTCGCTGCTGAAGTTCTTTCAATCGTTCGTCGGCAACTGGGGCCTGGCGATCATCCTGCTGACGGTGTTCATCCGTCTGCTGACGTTCTATCCGACCCAGCGCTCGTTGCTGTCGGCGAAGAAGATGCAGAAGCTGGCCCCGAAGATGGCCGCCATCCGCAAGAAGTACGAGAACGACAAGCAACGCCAGTCGGTCGAGACCATGAATCTGTACAAGGCCCACGGCGTTTCGCCGTTCGGGGGCTGCCTGCCTAGCTTGATCCAGATGCCGATCTGGATCGCCCTTTACTCGACGCTGAACTATGCGGTCGAGCTGTACCGGTCGCCGTTCATTCTGCACATCCACGATCTGACGGCCAAGGATCCCTACTACATCACGCCGCTCTTGATGGGCGGGGTGATGTTCGCGCAGATGCGCATGTCGCCGGCGTCGCCGGACCAGCAGCAGCAGCAAATGATGGCGCTGATGATGCCGATCATGTTCACCGCCTTCTCGCTGGTGCTGCCGGCCGGGCTGGCGCTTTACATGCTGACCAGTTACCTCATCGGCATCCTGCAGCAGCTCTATGTCAACCACGTCGACCGCAAGGCCAGCGCGATCGTCTAG
- the uvrB gene encoding excinuclease ABC subunit UvrB, with protein MPTPFRLQTELRPMGDQPRAIDELCTGVKRGDPSQVLLGITGSGKTFTVAHVVEQIQRPTLVIAHNKTLAHQLYGEFKALFPDNAIHYFVSYYDYYQPEAYVPSTDTYIEKDSLINEEIDRMRHAATYALLTRRDVLIVASVSCIYGIGAAEAYLGMKIDLARGVEVRRDAVLRRLVEIQYERNDVDFSRGTFRVRGDSVEIFPAYEREKAIRIEWWGDEIETISEVDPLRGKVLRKVDEVSIFPGSHYVTPADRLTKAMAGIKEELRPRLMELKQQNKLVEEQRLQQRTLYDLEMLEQMGRCKGIENYSRHLSGRAPGEPPPTLLDYFPKDYMLFVDESHQTVPQIAAMYKGDRSRKETLVEFGFRLPSALDNRPLRFDEWEARAPQTVYVSATPADYEMRQAQGVFVEQIIRPTGLLDPEIEVRPVGSQVDDLLGEIRERVKSGERVLVTTLTKRMAEDLTEYYTELGVRVRYLHSDIDTLERIEILRDLRLGEFDVLVGINLLREGLDLPEVSLVAILDADKEGFLRAERSLIQTIGRAARNVHGKVIMYADRETDSMKKALDVTATRRRTQAAYNKEHGITPKTIQKAIADLAGTAQDDFVDLTKPLKKSKTSDIPLEELPQILSAMKKEMFDLSEALEFEKAAVIRDKIKELEEVQLAVSG; from the coding sequence TTGCCCACGCCGTTCCGCCTCCAGACCGAGCTGCGCCCGATGGGGGACCAGCCGCGCGCCATCGACGAGCTCTGCACCGGCGTCAAGCGCGGCGATCCGTCGCAGGTGCTGCTGGGGATCACCGGCAGCGGCAAGACGTTCACCGTCGCCCACGTGGTGGAACAAATCCAGCGCCCGACCCTGGTCATCGCCCACAACAAGACCCTGGCGCACCAGCTCTACGGCGAGTTCAAGGCGCTGTTCCCCGACAACGCCATCCACTACTTCGTCAGCTACTACGACTACTACCAGCCGGAAGCCTACGTCCCATCGACGGACACGTACATCGAGAAGGATTCGCTGATCAACGAAGAGATAGACCGCATGCGCCACGCCGCGACGTACGCGTTGCTCACCCGGCGCGACGTCCTGATCGTGGCGTCGGTGTCTTGCATCTACGGCATCGGCGCGGCGGAGGCGTACCTCGGCATGAAGATCGATCTCGCCCGCGGCGTGGAGGTGCGGCGCGACGCCGTCCTGCGCCGTCTGGTCGAGATTCAATACGAACGCAACGACGTCGATTTTTCGCGCGGCACGTTCCGGGTGCGCGGTGACTCGGTGGAAATTTTCCCCGCTTACGAGCGCGAAAAGGCCATCCGCATCGAATGGTGGGGCGACGAGATCGAGACCATCTCCGAGGTCGATCCGCTGCGCGGCAAGGTCCTGCGCAAGGTCGACGAGGTGTCGATCTTCCCGGGCTCGCACTACGTGACGCCGGCCGATCGGCTGACCAAGGCGATGGCCGGGATCAAAGAAGAACTGCGTCCGCGCCTGATGGAGCTCAAGCAGCAAAACAAGCTGGTGGAAGAGCAGCGGCTGCAGCAGCGCACGCTTTACGACCTCGAGATGCTGGAACAGATGGGTCGCTGCAAGGGGATCGAGAACTACTCGCGCCATCTGTCGGGCCGCGCGCCGGGCGAGCCGCCGCCCACGCTGCTGGATTACTTCCCGAAGGACTACATGCTGTTCGTCGACGAATCGCACCAGACGGTGCCGCAGATCGCCGCCATGTACAAAGGCGACCGCTCGCGCAAGGAAACCCTGGTCGAGTTCGGCTTTCGTCTGCCGTCGGCGCTGGACAATCGGCCGCTGCGTTTCGACGAATGGGAGGCGCGCGCGCCGCAGACCGTGTACGTGTCGGCCACGCCGGCCGACTATGAGATGAGACAGGCCCAGGGCGTGTTCGTCGAGCAGATCATCCGCCCCACCGGTCTGCTGGATCCGGAGATCGAGGTGCGGCCGGTGGGCTCGCAGGTCGACGATCTGCTGGGCGAGATCCGCGAGCGGGTGAAATCCGGCGAGCGCGTGCTGGTGACGACGTTGACCAAGCGCATGGCCGAGGACCTGACCGAGTACTACACCGAGCTGGGCGTGCGGGTGCGCTATCTGCACTCGGACATCGACACCCTGGAACGCATCGAGATCTTGCGCGACCTGCGCCTGGGCGAATTCGACGTGCTGGTCGGGATCAATTTGCTGCGCGAGGGTCTCGACCTGCCGGAGGTGTCGCTGGTGGCCATCCTCGACGCCGACAAGGAAGGCTTCCTGCGCGCCGAGCGCTCGCTGATCCAGACCATCGGCCGCGCCGCCCGCAACGTGCACGGCAAGGTGATCATGTACGCCGACCGCGAGACCGACTCGATGAAGAAGGCGCTGGACGTGACGGCCACCCGACGGAGGACGCAGGCGGCGTACAACAAGGAACACGGGATCACGCCGAAGACCATCCAGAAGGCCATCGCCGACCTGGCGGGCACCGCGCAGGACGACTTCGTCGATCTCACCAAGCCGCTCAAGAAGTCGAAAACCTCGGACATCCCGCTCGAGGAACTGCCGCAGATCCTGTCGGCGATGAAAAAAGAGATGTTCGATCTTTCGGAGGCGCTGGAGTTCGAAAAGGCGGCGGTCATCCGCGACAAGATCAAAGAGCTGGAGGAAGTCCAGCTGGCCGTCTCTGGATAG
- the yidD gene encoding membrane protein insertion efficiency factor YidD: protein MKTVLLFLIKFYRAAISPLLGPRCRFEPSCSAYAEEALRQHGIIKGLGLAAWRLGRCHPFARGGIDPVPQPLGSSRGGQK, encoded by the coding sequence ATGAAAACCGTTCTCCTGTTCTTGATCAAGTTCTACCGCGCGGCCATCTCACCGCTCCTCGGACCGCGCTGCCGTTTTGAACCAAGCTGCTCGGCCTACGCGGAAGAGGCGCTGCGCCAGCACGGCATCATCAAGGGCCTGGGGTTGGCGGCGTGGCGTCTCGGGCGCTGTCATCCGTTCGCGCGGGGTGGTATAGACCCGGTGCCCCAGCCTTTGGGGTCGTCGCGCGGGGGACAAAAATAG
- the rnpA gene encoding ribonuclease P protein component, whose translation MPVRREAFPRARRISKRSDYLAVQNGGRRFGGAHYLLFARRSAVAPGDAAPACRVGVTVSKKVGNAVVRNRVKRWVRESCRKLMTAWPAGLDLVVVAKPSAATAGLGPTTQELASLARQLGRR comes from the coding sequence GTGCCCGTTCGGCGGGAGGCGTTTCCGCGCGCGCGACGAATCTCCAAGCGCTCGGACTATCTGGCCGTCCAAAATGGCGGGCGCCGTTTTGGCGGCGCGCACTATCTGCTGTTCGCGCGGCGGTCGGCGGTTGCTCCGGGGGACGCCGCCCCTGCTTGTCGGGTGGGCGTGACGGTCAGCAAGAAGGTCGGCAACGCCGTGGTCCGCAACCGCGTCAAGCGCTGGGTGCGCGAGAGCTGTCGCAAGCTGATGACCGCCTGGCCGGCCGGGCTAGATCTGGTGGTGGTGGCCAAGCCGTCGGCGGCCACCGCCGGCCTCGGGCCTACGACGCAGGAGCTTGCTAGCCTTGCCCGACAACTTGGGCGCCGATGA
- the dnaA gene encoding chromosomal replication initiator protein DnaA yields MTVEMWSEAVRSIEPMVKPAHRDLWLRPIVCVGINEGRIRLRAPNRYHKEWFEDNFLPSILRDLEARAQQTFTVDFEVVEEDSLSAARVPMRESSVEDRPTPVPTPARPPELLPRYTFDRFVVGPTNQFAHAAARMVAEAPASRWNPLFIYGGVGLGKTHLLQAIGHEIHRQRPDWVITFVTCERFVTDFIGSMMNQKRQSGTNLMQEFRARYREVPDVLLVDDVQFLSNKDSSQDEFFHTFNALHYAHKQIVLTSDKLPAELPGVEDRLRSRFTWGLIAEVETPDLETRVAILKRKAEAEKVILPDDVALYLAAHIKTNVRELEGALLRLAARASFQAQPISLEVAREALAKLFAHTPTGLTIEGIQREVAAYFDVKLHDLKGPKRHRAVAHPRMIAMYLARKLTSMSYPEIGSRFGGKDHSTVISAVRKIERLCGEEPTVRSVVSTIESHLRQP; encoded by the coding sequence ATGACCGTCGAGATGTGGTCCGAAGCGGTCCGATCGATCGAACCGATGGTCAAGCCCGCACACCGCGATCTGTGGCTGCGTCCGATCGTCTGCGTCGGCATCAACGAAGGGCGTATCCGGTTGCGCGCGCCGAACCGCTATCACAAGGAATGGTTCGAGGACAACTTCCTGCCGTCGATCCTGCGCGATCTGGAAGCGCGCGCCCAGCAGACGTTCACCGTCGACTTCGAAGTGGTCGAGGAAGACTCGCTGTCGGCGGCGCGCGTGCCGATGCGCGAATCGTCAGTGGAAGATCGCCCGACGCCGGTCCCCACGCCAGCGCGGCCACCGGAGCTGCTCCCGCGCTATACCTTCGATCGATTCGTCGTCGGGCCGACCAACCAGTTCGCTCACGCCGCGGCCCGCATGGTGGCCGAGGCGCCCGCTTCGCGCTGGAACCCGCTTTTCATCTACGGCGGCGTCGGCCTCGGCAAGACCCACCTTCTGCAGGCCATCGGCCACGAGATCCACCGCCAGCGTCCCGACTGGGTGATCACCTTCGTCACCTGCGAGCGCTTCGTCACCGATTTTATCGGGTCGATGATGAACCAGAAGCGCCAGAGCGGCACGAATCTCATGCAGGAATTCCGGGCCCGCTACCGCGAGGTCCCGGACGTGCTGCTGGTCGATGACGTGCAGTTCCTATCCAACAAGGACAGCTCGCAGGACGAGTTCTTTCACACCTTCAATGCGCTTCACTATGCGCACAAGCAGATCGTCCTGACGTCAGACAAGCTGCCGGCGGAATTGCCAGGCGTCGAGGATCGGCTGCGCAGCCGCTTCACCTGGGGCCTCATCGCCGAGGTGGAGACGCCCGATCTGGAAACGCGCGTGGCCATCTTGAAGCGCAAGGCCGAGGCGGAGAAGGTGATCCTTCCCGACGACGTGGCCTTGTACCTGGCGGCGCACATCAAGACCAACGTGCGCGAGCTGGAAGGCGCACTGTTGCGTCTGGCGGCCCGGGCGTCGTTCCAGGCCCAGCCTATCTCGCTGGAGGTGGCGCGTGAAGCCTTGGCCAAGCTGTTCGCCCATACACCCACCGGGCTGACCATCGAAGGTATCCAGCGCGAAGTGGCTGCGTACTTCGACGTCAAGCTGCACGATCTGAAGGGACCGAAGCGCCACCGCGCCGTCGCCCATCCGCGCATGATTGCCATGTACCTGGCCCGCAAGTTGACCTCGATGAGCTATCCCGAGATCGGCAGCCGCTTCGGCGGCAAGGATCACTCGACGGTGATCAGCGCGGTCCGCAAGATCGAGCGCCTTTGTGGCGAGGAGCCCACCGTGCGCAGCGTGGTCAGCACCATCGAGAGCCACCTGCGCCAGCCCTGA
- the rpmH gene encoding 50S ribosomal protein L34, which produces MKRTFQPHRKSRKRTHGFRKRMKTAAGREVIRRRRRKGRKQLTVTVAKK; this is translated from the coding sequence GTGAAGAGGACATTTCAACCCCATCGCAAAAGTCGCAAGCGGACGCACGGCTTCCGCAAACGCATGAAGACGGCAGCGGGGCGCGAAGTGATCCGCCGACGGCGCCGCAAGGGCCGCAAGCAGCTGACCGTCACCGTCGCCAAGAAGTAG
- the thiE gene encoding thiamine phosphate synthase has translation MTTALRGYYAIVDVNPDPVGIGGGAALVARARALLAARPCCLQLRAKGSDAAALCDGARLLLPVCRAAGVPFCVNDRLDVALAVGADVVHLGQEDLPLADAQAVLRSTGRTIVIGISTHNFEQACVAAAAGADYIAFGPVFGTASKENPDPIVGVEALAAVCRTVSVPVVAIGGITVDSVAAVAAAGASAAAVIAAVNKAADPTTAARQVAAPFAG, from the coding sequence ATGACGACCGCGCTGCGGGGGTACTACGCCATCGTCGACGTGAACCCGGATCCAGTCGGCATCGGCGGTGGCGCGGCGCTGGTGGCACGCGCCCGTGCCCTGCTGGCCGCGCGGCCCTGCTGCCTGCAGCTGCGGGCGAAAGGCAGCGATGCGGCCGCTCTGTGCGACGGGGCGCGGCTGCTCCTGCCGGTGTGTCGCGCCGCCGGCGTGCCGTTTTGCGTGAACGATCGATTGGACGTTGCGCTGGCGGTGGGCGCCGACGTCGTGCACCTGGGCCAGGAGGATCTGCCGCTCGCCGACGCGCAGGCGGTGCTGCGTTCAACCGGTCGGACGATCGTCATCGGGATCTCCACCCACAATTTCGAACAGGCGTGTGTCGCGGCTGCGGCCGGCGCCGACTACATCGCCTTCGGCCCGGTCTTCGGGACGGCCAGCAAAGAAAACCCCGATCCGATCGTCGGCGTCGAAGCGCTGGCCGCGGTCTGCCGCACGGTTTCCGTTCCGGTGGTCGCCATCGGCGGCATCACCGTGGATAGCGTCGCCGCCGTCGCCGCCGCCGGCGCGTCCGCTGCCGCGGTCATCGCCGCCGTGAACAAAGCCGCCGACCCCACCACCGCTGCCCGCCAGGTCGCCGCGCCGTTCGCCGGCTAG